The Lycium barbarum isolate Lr01 chromosome 9, ASM1917538v2, whole genome shotgun sequence genome has a segment encoding these proteins:
- the LOC132609706 gene encoding uncharacterized protein LOC132609706 isoform X1 encodes MAEVARQGKRKLEEEISVKNNVETEEYDSDDDMYAGNQRMYVIPIMFPAQGAKVGGFDITLDVELGVSIGAPIIPHRGGEEHDPRFIEISCLAIDAYNLQNNKRFEFVENVTVNTSLAAGYWCYNTFRARDSDSPNAVKTFQALGYWGISGKRILSFCRLKKTSSDEGDECPPDSNVDVKATQ; translated from the exons ATGGCAGAGGTTGCTCGTCAGGGGAAGCGAAAATTGGAAGAGGAAATTAGTGTGAAGAATAATGTGGAAACAGAAGAGTATGATTCTGATGATGATATGTATGCTGGTAACCAAAGGATGTACGTTATTCCTATCATGTTTCCAGCCCAGGGtgccaaggtaggg GGTTTTGATATCACTTTGGATGTGGAATTGGGTGTGAGTATTGGAGCTCCAATTATTCCACACCGGGGGGGTGAAGAGCACGACCCAAGGTTTATTGAGATTTCCTGCTTAGCTATTGATGCTTACAATTTGCAGAAT AATAAAAGATTCGAATTTGTCGAAAATGTGACTGTGAACACATCACTTGCTGCTGGATATTGGTGTTACAACACCTTTCGAGCCAGGGATTCTGATTCTCCCAACGCTGTAAAGACATTTCAAGCATTGGGGTACTGGGGAATTAGTGGAAAGAGAATTCTTTCATTTTGCAGGCTTAAGAAAACATCCAGTGATGAAG
- the LOC132609706 gene encoding uncharacterized protein LOC132609706 isoform X2 → MAEVARQGKRKLEEEISVKNNVETEEYDSDDDMYAGNQRMYVIPIMFPAQGAKGFDITLDVELGVSIGAPIIPHRGGEEHDPRFIEISCLAIDAYNLQNNKRFEFVENVTVNTSLAAGYWCYNTFRARDSDSPNAVKTFQALGYWGISGKRILSFCRLKKTSSDEGDECPPDSNVDVKATQ, encoded by the exons ATGGCAGAGGTTGCTCGTCAGGGGAAGCGAAAATTGGAAGAGGAAATTAGTGTGAAGAATAATGTGGAAACAGAAGAGTATGATTCTGATGATGATATGTATGCTGGTAACCAAAGGATGTACGTTATTCCTATCATGTTTCCAGCCCAGGGtgccaag GGTTTTGATATCACTTTGGATGTGGAATTGGGTGTGAGTATTGGAGCTCCAATTATTCCACACCGGGGGGGTGAAGAGCACGACCCAAGGTTTATTGAGATTTCCTGCTTAGCTATTGATGCTTACAATTTGCAGAAT AATAAAAGATTCGAATTTGTCGAAAATGTGACTGTGAACACATCACTTGCTGCTGGATATTGGTGTTACAACACCTTTCGAGCCAGGGATTCTGATTCTCCCAACGCTGTAAAGACATTTCAAGCATTGGGGTACTGGGGAATTAGTGGAAAGAGAATTCTTTCATTTTGCAGGCTTAAGAAAACATCCAGTGATGAAG